A stretch of DNA from Melospiza melodia melodia isolate bMelMel2 chromosome Z, bMelMel2.pri, whole genome shotgun sequence:
CTTCTCTGGAGAGCTGCCCTCAGCCCTGGTTACAGGACTATCCCTTCGCGGCGTCCACATTTGCAGAAACCATATTAATAAAACCTTtcgtttattttatttttttaaattttttttttctcccgcACTGTACAGATTTCCCGTTCCAAGTCTTGGACGCAAATCGCTCTACTAGCTCCGGTACCGCCGGTATCGGATACCGTCAGCTCGGGCCCGGCATCGCCGGCTCGGGCTCGGCGCGTGCCtgcgcgccccccgcccgccccacGTGGCCTCCCGGCACGAGCCGCTCTTTCCCGCCCCCCCGCCCCGAGCTTCCTCTCCGGCGCGCGCCGATTAGCATAATAAAGCCGCCCCTTTCTCCCCCGCCGGCCAATGGGAGGCCGGCAGGCGCCCGCGAGGGCTATAAGTAGCGCACGCCGGCCGGCTCTCGCTTCAGAGCGCTCACGGCGTGCGCAGAGTGAGAGCTGAGGGAGCCGCGGGACTCTGCGTGCGGACTAACTGCTATGACTCTGGAGGAGATCCACGGACAGCAGCCCATGCCTGCGGGCCACGACTGGTACGTGCGGGTGGGCAATGGGGATCCGAGGAAAACGGGTAGCGGATGGTTTCGGGACGGCGGTGGTTGTGTTGGAGGCACCGGGCTGACCCTGTGTCCTTTCCCGGCCCGCAGGATGCAGGGCGCCGGCACGGCCCTCCACGAGCTGCTGGTGTCAGCGCAGCGCCGAGGCTGCCTCACCGCCGGCGTCTACGAGTCGGCCAAGCTGATGAATGTGTAAGTACGGTGGCGGGGCCGGGGGTAGTGTGTAAGtcagcccggcggggctgcggggcggccggCGCCGACCGCGAGACTCATCAGGCTGCTCCCCTCTTGCAGCGACCCCGACAACGTCGCGTTCTGTGTGCTGGCCGCGGATCAGGAGGACGAGGGGGACATCGCCTTGCAGATCCACTTCACTCTGATCCAAGCTTTTTGCTGCGAGAACGACATCGACATCGTGCGGGTGAACGACGTGGCCAAGCTGGCGGCCATCGTGGGGCCCAGCGAGGACTCGGGGGAGCCGCGCGATCTGCACTGCATCCTCATCACGGTGGGTGTCCCGGGCGGCCGGCGGGCCTTGCTCCGCTGCGGGTGGGCGAGTCCTCTGCCGGGCACCGACAGAGCGCTTGGCACGCAGCGAGTCAGCTGAGTAGTAGttgtaggaggaggaggaggcagaactTCTCGTAACTGGATTTCCTCCGCTGTCCGCAAGGGCAGCATCTCTGCTTCCTGTCTTGTCTGTGTCAGGACAGAAACTGTCTGGAAGTGCTTCCAGTCCTAAGCTAATGCTTCTGTAAATATTATGATGACCTCAGCTGGCGCGCAGCACTCATGGTGtgcaacttttttcttttttgcagaaCCCGAATGAAGAAGGCTGGAAGGACCCAGCTCTGGAGAAGCTGAACTCGTTTTGCGAAGAGAGCAGGAATGTCAATGACTGGGTGCCAACTATCACCCTACCTGAGTGACGGTCGCCTGGTGCACTGGGGAGGCTGAAACCTTTGTTGCATTCTCAACGTGCTGTGCGTTCACCAAAATGTGCAACAAGCTGCTGATTCCATGGATTAGCCTGGTCAAGAGACTGGATTAAAGTCCCTCAGACTGGCATGCAGTGGGCTCTTacagaggagaaagaggaaaacaGCTCACCTCACCAGTGAGCCTCAGCAAGCTGCAACTGTGGAGATGCTGACATACCATGGAACTGAAAGAAGTATTGCAagtttggctgtgtgcagctgttTCAGAAGGGAGAGGGAAAGTTGAGGGAAGTGGGCCAAAACTTTTCCAGAAGGACTGATTAGAGTACTGTAACTAGGAACTGTTGGTGCTGTCTGCGAAACACAGAAGAAAGTATCAATATTTATGGAGTATTGGGGATTGGTTATTAAAACAAATGCAGATATTCCAAAGCAGACAGACTTCAACAGGCCTCTTGGGTCACTCTGCAGATCTGTTTTAATACTGCAATAACTTTTATTGAAATATTTGCTGCTATTGAAGCTTTCATAATAAATTTTTGACAATTAATCTCTGGGAGTGTCTTGCTTGCTGGGTGTGGGGAAGCATGTCACTGAAATATCACTGATGTTTTGCTTGTGTGCTGTAGTCAAAGATCTAACTCCAGTAATGGAGTTATTGCTCAAATACTTCCCTGGGCTGGCTGAATGAAGTGCTGTGCTGTCCAAGTTGATAATTCAACCTTTTACCCTCTTGCAACAGCTGCTTATCGCAACAGCTTGCAAGACGAGGGAGTCGCATGCCTAATGAGCTCACTTATTGTAATAGGAGGTCTTTGTAGTCTGCTGGAGGAACACAATGCATGTTAGAAACATGGATTTTTGAAATACAGACCTCCAGTAAATTGCATCATTGATTCTTAAATATGACTTAGATGCATTCAGAGCTGACGTGTTACCACTTGACAGAAGCGGCTTAAACATGATGGGGGGGCTGCAAAACTCCTTAGATGTCAAACACATCTAACATTTGCTTTGATTAGAATGACATCATTAAATCTAAAACTAGCAAATGGTGAATAAACATCACATCTGCCACAAGCTGCTCTCTGATTGCCATATGCTGTAACAATAGAAGCTGTCAGTCCAGGAGCCAATTTTGCAAAACCTAATTGCATGACAACACCAAATTAAGTCCAAAACAATTTAAGGATGGTGTGGCCTTTTTTAGAGATTCTGTCATGAAAAGTTAATATGGGTGGGTTGATTTGGCCCTATGTTAAAAGGGAAAACATCACCCCATTTTTGTGCACAAACTATGCATGTGCTCCAGGACCTGACATTAAAATGGCACAGTAATAATCCCCTCTCCACAGAGCAAGAAAGCCAAACTACTTACTTCCTTTATAGGCACTAAAACCACTCAGTTATCACAATTGCATTTCCTCTGGGCTGGCTTGCAGTGATTGACAGTAGCACTTGCTGAAAAGTGGCCATTTCCACTTGAGCAAGGAAGCTGCTTGCTCTCAGTTTCATTGTTCCTGATAAGGGAAGTTCAAATTCAGCTGCAGCATTCCTGGAATATGCTTCCTTGTACAGGAGGTATCTAGCAGAGTTTGGCCTTTGTTACTGTGTCATGAGAGGCTGTGGGCTGGCAGCATAACCAGAGCTTAGACTGAAGTTAGCACTATGGGGGCCTCAGACCTCTGCAAGTATTCGTTTTTGCACTTAAGATACAGGATTTTCTGCACAGCCTGTTTTTTTGCTTAACCCACGCTCAGCAACTGGTATCTGTCTAGGACTTTGAGAAAAGTCACATGGAGAAGCAAGAGAATAAACAACTCTGGCAGCTGTGATAACAGAAACTGCCTTTAAGGCAGTGGCCTTGATGCACAGAACATATCAAGTGTGGGTGCTTTATTagacatttttatatttttctcttaGCAAATGCGGATTTCTTCATTTTACAGCCAAGAAACATATTTCTGCTCTTTGCTTGGGGCCTAATCAGTACTCAGAGCCAAGAACAGATTAAAGTGGACTGTCCTGAATTCAACTTTCATGTGAAGTGTAAGCAGTACTTTACAGCCTTGAGTGGTTTAAACGAGCCTGAGAAGACTAAAGGAAGTTCTCACGCATGTATACAATTCCATAAATCATTAAATGATAGCAGAGAGTAGGTGTAACTGGTCTGTTGACTGAGACAGGAGGCATTGATAGTGGTACCAGGTACCAGCTTTTATGGAAGGAGTGTACTGTGCAGCAAACAATGAAATTAGTGGGGCAACACCAAAATACTCTTGTGAGGATGTTTCCTCTAGTCTCATAAAAGATGGGACGGCGACCTTCTCCTTCAGCTTTGTGAAACTATAATCTGTGCCCCATGAGAGGTACACGTTTCTTATTTTACTGACCTCTACAATTCTCCTGAAATCCCTTATTGTTCACTGCAAATAATGTAATGCATTACTGTAATGTAAATTGTACAAAATCAAGTTAGCCTGCAAGAGTTATTAATACAGTGCTGCAACCAAAGGCAGCTCTGATGTGCAAGTTATGTGCTGCTGCAAGTATCTGTAATGATCAACACTACTTAATGTAGCAAAAATTCAGCAGCTGGTATCTCCATCTTTACATGCTCAGATATATAACTGCACAAAGAGCACTATACATTTGTTAAAGATGGAGAGTAGGCTTGGGTACTATGGGCTGTAGTGGGGACAGCTGGTCGGGGGGTGGTTAGCTCATCAGATGTGCAGGATGTTTTGTCAAGTACCTGGGAGATCTGGAGGTTGCAACACTGGTCTCTTGTGTCTGTGAGCAATATGCCCCGAGTACTTTGCCTTCCCAGAAAACAGAAGTACGCAGGAGAGAGGCACTGTGGGTTTCCAGAACCACTGGGAGCTCTGCCAAGGTGCCCCCCTCCCAGCTGTGTTGCATAGTCTGCACAGGCTGGCTTGTGCTCTGCCATGGTggccctgccaaggggctctggggaggAGACTGATGTTATTAGATGTTAATAATAAAGGTGGTTCTTCAGGACACAATCAGCTGAGGGACGTGGCAGAGGTGCAGGGTGTGGAGTGGAGTTACAGATTCATGGTGCTTCTGGCTTTACTTTCCTCCAGGATCTTCACTTGTGTTCTACTAGGTGATAAACTGTGTATTTCAATATTGTCATCATAGCTTTGATGCTGTGCTAACCACATTTCTAGGTCCAGTTTTTAATGAACTGATGCATAAAgtttaatttcaatttttctgAGCAATAGCTTCACATTTTTTCTGTGTATCTATTTCTAATTGTAACGAGAGACAGGAATTTCCCTTCATATGTGGTTTCCTTCTCTTAATGGTGTTTTCTTCCTGTTACACTTCTGTGCATCTCTTTACCTTTCTCTCATTGTGGTTATAGATAGTTATCTCTTCAGATGCCTGACAGTTTTACTTTGTGCTATATTAACTGCATTATCATCTTATCAGGATATATGTATGAATACTGGCATGCAGTTGTAAACAATGCTTCCTCTTTTCCTGTGGAGTAGAAAATGCAAAAAGGAAGATAATAAAGGGAATATTATGAAGAGGAAGGCAAACTACTTAATGAAATAAAGTTTGCATGAAGTCTGTGCATATGCTGAATGATATAAACAGTGTTCACAGCTGTGGATGCTCAGGGAAGCAGCTTAGATTTCTGCACACTGGTGAAGTTTTAGTTATATGTGGAGGCTGTTTGAAATAATGTGTGTTCTGTAAGGAGAAGGTCTTTGCAAAATTGCTAGTGTCCGGAAATGCCATAGCACTGCTGTCTGGCACACAAGGGAGACCTGGCTCCTCTCAACAAATGTATTAACGCCAGCTCTCAGATCCCCTGACATCAGGAGGAGAGAGCAGCGTGTGCCCGTGGTGAAACAAAGCAAGTGTGCAGGCAGTACCTTACAAGTGGAAGCAAATGCCGTCACATGTGTGTGCAAGAGAGATGTGTGGAGAAGGCTGTGTGACCATTGTATTCCTTGTAGGGCACACATTGTGGACAGCTGTGCTCATGACTATGGTCCACAAGCCTTCATTCCCTGCACAGCGGCAGTGGCAGAGCCCGGGgctggcagagggatggagctgtACAGGCAGGACATACACCTCACCAGAGCTATTCTTTCCACAGGTTTTATGAAGACTGCTTTTCATTCCTGCTTATTCCTTATCCATTTCATCATGGCAGCTGTGATTTACTCACTTAGTAAAGTCCAAAATTGCAACAATAGGATATTGAAAAAGCTGCGTTACTACTTCTTGTAAAATTATTTCATACTGACTGAGTGAATACTTGTATTATTCTGCATTGTTCTGCAATAAGATAGCATTATACACAACCTTCTGACTATTGGAATGTATGTGAAATATTGATTTGAATGTATCAGTATCTTTAAAAGTATGATCAGATCCCATACATCATAGGTACAGTGGTTAtagtatctcctccagtcttcCATTGCACTGGCATATGATCATTTTGCCATGCTTATTTTCTTTTCATGCCTGAAAATAATACAAAGTTATTTCCTTCTGTTATTTCTTTCTCTGTGTCAGCTCTCTGTAGAGCTCACTTTACTTTGAAATCATGACTTTGCAATATTAGTATCAACACACACTGCTAATTCAAAATTAATTTGTTCAACTggttttttgtgttggttttttggggtttggtttggttggttggtcgGTTGCTTTTCTCCCTGGGATTGGAGAGATAGCTATAGAAAATAACATGAAGTTTAGTTTCTGTTTTTATATTGCCTCTGAGCTACTACTGGCAAGAAAAAAAGATACCTTTTTTGAATATTATTTTGACAAAAGCTGTTTTAACCCTTGTAGGAATTCCCGTGTATTATAATCCATTGCAGAACTGACAAAATTTAACAAAGAACATATAATATGGATTGTAATATCACAAGGGGTTTCTGTCCCATTCGGCCTTGAATTAAAGTATTCTCAGAGTGGGGAATTTGAGTTTTGCTTCCTATTCCCATTTTGGGGGTATCTAATCTGAAGAACATAGCTTTCACATCCTATTGAAGCCAGCATGAAGCAATGGTGCTTAGTGACTTCTGTTTAAATGCATACATAGCTAAGGCCCAAAGTTTCAAATTTGTATTTCAGAAACAAGACATGTACTAAGTGCATTTAGATGTCAATATGCTCAACTGTAAGCCTAGAGCCAAAACTCTCCAGTTTACAGCTAAACTTATTTAGCTGTATACCCATAAACTTGCCTTGACTGAGGCTTTGCTCCTCTGCTTAGCAATGTGTACTGTAAGGGCA
This window harbors:
- the GADD45G gene encoding growth arrest and DNA damage-inducible protein GADD45 gamma, producing MTLEEIHGQQPMPAGHDWMQGAGTALHELLVSAQRRGCLTAGVYESAKLMNVDPDNVAFCVLAADQEDEGDIALQIHFTLIQAFCCENDIDIVRVNDVAKLAAIVGPSEDSGEPRDLHCILITNPNEEGWKDPALEKLNSFCEESRNVNDWVPTITLPE